The following coding sequences are from one Lipingzhangella halophila window:
- a CDS encoding NAD(P)/FAD-dependent oxidoreductase: MTTRTRPRIVVIGAGFAGLRALRRLEQRIPRGAAEIVLVAPNDYMLYSPLLPQVASGLLTPQSVAVSLHRLLRRTRMVPGSAIGVDTESRTVVVRKISGEMSYERYDRIILAPGSLTRVFDIPGLTEHGFGNKNLAEAVVLRDHVLAQLELANATQDPVEREERCRFIVVGGGYTGVETAASLRRLTEEAARRYPELRPSIRWHLVDVAPRVLPELGTKLGDEALDLLRDRGVEVSLEVSIREVTENKVALTDGRVLPCRTLIWTAGTSPSPLMSSLGAPTDRGRLVTGSDLAVADLPGVFAVGDAAAVPDLTRDGQDATCPPTAQYAQRQGAVVADNVIASLLGRPMYPFLHEDLGLVVDLSGRDALARPYGYDLSGLPAFAVTRAYHLAALQSTPARARVLANWLIRALTGGEVARLGFAHGKPSTFVDAEAERYLDPEAARKESARLSDVPSG; encoded by the coding sequence ATGACGACGAGGACCAGGCCGCGCATCGTCGTGATCGGCGCGGGGTTCGCCGGTCTGCGGGCGCTGCGGCGGCTCGAACAGCGCATCCCGCGGGGTGCGGCCGAGATCGTGCTCGTCGCGCCGAACGACTACATGCTCTACAGCCCGCTGCTCCCGCAGGTGGCATCAGGCCTGCTCACTCCGCAGTCCGTCGCGGTGTCGCTGCACCGGCTGCTGCGCCGTACCCGGATGGTGCCCGGATCGGCGATCGGTGTCGACACCGAGTCGCGCACTGTTGTGGTCCGCAAGATCTCCGGGGAGATGAGCTACGAGCGCTACGACCGGATCATTCTCGCGCCGGGCAGTCTGACCCGGGTTTTCGACATCCCCGGGCTGACCGAGCACGGCTTCGGTAACAAGAACCTCGCCGAGGCGGTCGTGCTCCGCGACCACGTGCTGGCGCAGCTCGAACTCGCCAACGCGACCCAGGACCCGGTGGAGCGGGAGGAGCGCTGCCGCTTCATCGTGGTCGGCGGGGGATACACCGGGGTGGAGACGGCTGCGTCGTTGCGGCGGTTGACCGAGGAGGCGGCGCGCCGCTATCCGGAGCTGCGTCCCTCGATCCGCTGGCACCTGGTCGATGTCGCCCCCAGAGTGCTCCCGGAGCTCGGCACCAAGCTCGGCGACGAGGCGCTCGACCTGCTGCGCGACCGCGGTGTCGAGGTGAGCCTGGAGGTGTCGATCCGCGAGGTCACCGAGAACAAGGTGGCCCTGACCGACGGCCGCGTGCTGCCGTGCCGCACTCTGATCTGGACCGCGGGCACCTCGCCGAGCCCGCTGATGTCGTCGCTTGGTGCTCCGACGGATCGCGGGCGGCTGGTCACCGGCTCCGACCTCGCGGTCGCGGACCTTCCCGGCGTGTTCGCGGTCGGCGACGCCGCGGCGGTGCCCGACCTCACCAGGGACGGCCAGGACGCGACCTGCCCGCCCACCGCCCAGTACGCGCAGCGCCAGGGAGCGGTGGTCGCCGACAACGTGATCGCCTCCCTGCTCGGCCGGCCGATGTACCCGTTCCTACACGAGGACCTGGGGCTGGTGGTCGACCTCAGCGGGCGCGACGCGCTGGCGCGGCCCTACGGCTACGACCTGTCCGGACTTCCGGCGTTCGCGGTGACGCGCGCCTACCACCTGGCCGCACTGCAGTCGACGCCCGCGCGCGCCCGGGTCCTGGCCAACTGGCTCATCCGCGCGCTCACGGGAGGTGAGGTCGCGCGTCTGGGATTCGCGCACGGCAAGCCGTCGACCTTCGTCGACGCCGAGGCGGAGCGGTACCTCGACCCCGAGGCCGCCCGCAAGGAGAGCGCCCGGCTCAGCGACGTGCCGAGCGGATGA
- a CDS encoding metal-sensitive transcriptional regulator encodes MATYGYHNDKQSHLNRLRRIEGQVRGLQRMVEDDAYCIDILTQTAAVNKALRSFALSMLDEHLKHCVGNAVATGGETAEEKVREASDAIARLVRS; translated from the coding sequence ATGGCGACCTACGGGTACCACAACGACAAGCAGAGCCACCTCAACCGGCTGCGCCGGATCGAGGGGCAGGTCCGTGGGCTGCAGCGCATGGTGGAGGACGACGCCTACTGCATCGACATCCTCACCCAGACCGCGGCGGTGAACAAGGCACTGCGCTCGTTCGCGCTGTCCATGCTCGACGAGCACCTCAAGCACTGCGTTGGCAACGCCGTCGCCACCGGCGGCGAGACCGCGGAGGAGAAAGTGCGCGAAGCCTCCGACGCCATCGCCCGGCTGGTGCGCTCCTGA
- a CDS encoding HAD family hydrolase: MAENALDRITGIAHIVWDWNGTLLDDNHATLAAINKVCAEFGRPPVGLEYWRSIFRRPLLSCYEELLGRRFADHEWDHLNEAYDRQYSAMLPSCGLAEGVPDVLHEWSTAGGTQSLLSMAAHQHLVPLVSERGLDGHFTRVDGRRFDNGQDSKTEHLLAHLAEQEVDPDTVVLIGDIDDDAYAAREAGAHAILVSTGMMSEERLRATGHPVAPTPAAAVAALTC; the protein is encoded by the coding sequence GTGGCAGAGAACGCGCTTGATCGGATCACTGGAATCGCACACATCGTCTGGGACTGGAACGGGACCCTGCTCGACGACAACCACGCCACCCTCGCGGCGATCAACAAGGTCTGCGCGGAATTCGGGCGCCCGCCCGTCGGGCTTGAGTACTGGCGCTCGATCTTCCGCCGGCCGTTGCTGTCCTGCTACGAGGAGCTGCTGGGGCGGCGCTTCGCCGACCACGAGTGGGACCACCTGAACGAGGCGTACGACCGACAGTACAGCGCGATGCTGCCCTCGTGCGGGCTGGCCGAGGGCGTCCCGGACGTCCTGCACGAGTGGAGCACGGCCGGCGGCACCCAGTCGCTGCTGTCGATGGCCGCGCACCAGCACCTCGTGCCGCTCGTCAGCGAACGGGGCCTGGACGGTCACTTCACCCGCGTGGACGGCCGCCGGTTCGACAACGGGCAGGACTCCAAGACCGAGCACCTGCTCGCGCACCTCGCTGAGCAGGAGGTCGACCCGGACACGGTGGTCCTCATCGGCGACATCGACGACGACGCCTACGCCGCCCGCGAGGCGGGCGCGCACGCGATCCTCGTCTCCACCGGCATGATGAGTGAGGAGCGCCTGCGGGCCACCGGCCACCCGGTGGCACCGACGCCGGCAGCCGCGGTCGCGGCGCTGACCTGCTAG
- a CDS encoding metal-sensitive transcriptional repressor family protein: MGPEMANLRSSQLEQKLAIPVLVAALLSIPAVPLALWGEGRVADIGTMVNQLAGLVLWVEWILLIVLAENRLKWLREHKWSTLVVLLTIPAVLLLVGPAQALRLVRVIATLRVVRLTRIVEAGSVLGRRLALTGTARTALLTTSTLIAGTLAAFVLADPESDGRRLLAAAADRAGVPWPVLLCGTLLLAAIALGGYVWFRGRAGTAGAGNETGRGGP, from the coding sequence ATGGGCCCGGAGATGGCGAACCTCCGCTCCAGCCAACTGGAGCAGAAGCTTGCCATACCCGTTCTCGTGGCCGCGCTGCTGTCGATCCCGGCCGTTCCCCTCGCCCTGTGGGGCGAGGGCCGGGTGGCCGATATCGGCACGATGGTCAACCAGCTCGCCGGCCTGGTGCTGTGGGTCGAGTGGATCCTGCTGATCGTGCTCGCCGAGAACCGGCTGAAGTGGCTGCGGGAGCACAAGTGGAGCACCCTCGTCGTGCTGCTGACCATCCCGGCGGTCCTGTTGCTGGTCGGGCCGGCGCAGGCTCTCCGCCTGGTGCGGGTCATCGCCACACTGCGGGTGGTCCGCCTGACCCGGATCGTCGAGGCGGGCAGCGTGCTCGGGCGCCGGTTGGCGCTGACCGGAACGGCCCGGACCGCGCTGCTCACCACGAGCACGCTGATCGCGGGCACGCTCGCCGCGTTCGTACTGGCCGACCCCGAGTCGGACGGCCGGCGTCTCCTCGCCGCCGCCGCGGACCGCGCGGGTGTCCCCTGGCCGGTCCTGCTGTGCGGCACGCTGCTGCTGGCCGCCATCGCGCTCGGCGGCTATGTGTGGTTCCGGGGGCGCGCCGGGACGGCCGGCGCCGGGAACGAGACCGGCCGCGGCGGCCCCTGA
- a CDS encoding heavy-metal-associated domain-containing protein: MASTTITVAGMSCGHCVNSVKEEVGALPGVQSIEVDLESGRVTVDSSAPLPDEQLRAAIDEAGYDLLA, encoded by the coding sequence ATGGCCAGCACCACGATCACCGTCGCCGGTATGAGCTGCGGCCACTGCGTCAACTCGGTCAAGGAGGAGGTCGGCGCACTGCCCGGTGTCCAGTCGATCGAGGTTGACCTGGAGAGCGGACGCGTCACCGTCGACAGCAGTGCGCCACTGCCCGACGAGCAGCTCAGGGCGGCAATCGACGAGGCCGGATACGACCTACTCGCCTGA
- a CDS encoding small multi-drug export protein — MSLGDVLLTAGIFLGGAAPWLEAVVVIPAGIVAGLHPVVAVLAGATGNLLTVGIAAWSGERIRRWWRARRRARRGADTDTDPTGDPPRDRRAARAKRIVQRWGMPMLALLGPLGLGTQVSAVVAVGIGITSRAAFAWIGAATVVWSLIAAAAALTGVSVAGIG, encoded by the coding sequence ATGAGCCTCGGGGACGTACTGCTGACGGCCGGGATCTTCCTGGGCGGGGCGGCTCCGTGGCTGGAGGCGGTGGTCGTGATCCCCGCGGGGATCGTCGCCGGGCTGCACCCCGTGGTCGCGGTCCTCGCCGGCGCGACCGGCAACCTGCTCACCGTGGGGATCGCGGCGTGGTCGGGTGAACGCATCCGCAGGTGGTGGCGCGCCCGCCGCCGGGCCCGACGCGGTGCGGACACAGACACAGACCCGACCGGGGACCCGCCGAGAGACAGGCGCGCCGCACGGGCCAAGCGCATCGTGCAGCGCTGGGGCATGCCCATGCTGGCCCTCCTCGGCCCTTTGGGCCTGGGAACCCAGGTCTCGGCGGTCGTGGCGGTCGGGATCGGCATCACGTCCCGCGCCGCCTTCGCCTGGATCGGCGCCGCAACGGTGGTGTGGAGCCTCATCGCCGCGGCTGCCGCATTGACCGGGGTGTCCGTCGCCGGAATCGGCTGA
- a CDS encoding DUF2630 family protein, translating to MSDPMSYESDLLGRIGELVTEEHDLRQQPEHRLTPEERQRMRELESDLDQCWDLLRRRRARVEFGQDPWPS from the coding sequence ATGAGCGACCCTATGAGTTACGAATCCGATCTCCTTGGGCGCATAGGTGAGCTGGTCACCGAGGAACACGATCTTCGGCAGCAGCCCGAGCACCGGCTGACGCCCGAGGAGCGGCAGCGGATGCGGGAGCTGGAGTCGGACCTCGACCAGTGCTGGGACCTGCTGCGGCGGCGCCGGGCGCGCGTGGAGTTCGGCCAGGACCCGTGGCCCTCGTAG